A single genomic interval of Paenibacillus macerans harbors:
- a CDS encoding DUF2461 domain-containing protein, with product MGSVQPGAFQGFFPETLTFLEEVQRNNSKPWFEENRAVYTRFLLEPMQSLVADLSEGMLDIDPMLETRPAVNKTISRIHCDTRFSKDKLLYRNTMWITFKRPSKEWRDAPAFFFELHPDSYRYGMGYYGATKETMDKLREWIDAEPEQFQRVTSFFNSQNTFVIEGERYKRILDPAKSAEVLNWYQRKNLYLVHNEVVNDKLFSSGLVRDLASGFNLLAKLYHSLYKLKTM from the coding sequence ATGGGTTCGGTTCAACCCGGAGCTTTTCAAGGTTTTTTCCCCGAAACATTGACGTTCCTGGAGGAAGTGCAGCGCAACAATTCCAAGCCGTGGTTTGAGGAAAATAGAGCGGTATATACGCGGTTTTTGCTGGAGCCGATGCAGTCGTTGGTGGCGGATTTAAGCGAAGGTATGCTGGACATCGATCCGATGCTGGAAACCCGGCCGGCCGTCAATAAAACGATCTCGCGCATCCATTGCGACACCCGTTTTTCGAAGGATAAGCTCTTGTACCGCAACACCATGTGGATTACGTTTAAACGGCCTTCCAAGGAATGGAGGGACGCTCCGGCGTTTTTCTTCGAGCTGCATCCCGATTCTTATCGTTACGGCATGGGATATTACGGCGCAACCAAAGAAACGATGGACAAGCTGCGCGAATGGATCGATGCTGAGCCTGAGCAGTTTCAACGAGTCACTTCATTTTTCAACTCGCAAAATACGTTTGTGATCGAAGGGGAGCGTTACAAGCGAATTCTTGATCCGGCAAAATCCGCTGAAGTGCTGAACTGGTATCAGCGTAAAAACTTGTATTTGGTCCATAACGAGGTCGTTAACGACAAGCTGTTCAGTTCCGGGTTGGTCCGGGATCTTGCGTCCGGCTTCAATTTATTGGCGAAATTGTACCATAGTCTGTACAAGCTCAAAACAATGTAA
- a CDS encoding MetQ/NlpA family ABC transporter substrate-binding protein, producing the protein MKKWTLSLLTLALVLVLSACGSNNAANNGAGSAAGGNAGTTNAGAAEGSSESGDTNTAAEPVKLVVGATVPHADILRFIAPKLKEEGVELEVKEFTDYVQPNVQLYEQELDANYFQHQPYLDEQNKQNGFDLVPVVGVHVEPFGAYSNKYKSADEIPDGAKVAIPNDPTNGGRALLLLQKQGLIKLKDDAGISATAKDITENPKNLQFKEVDAAILPRQLPEVDLALINTNYALEADLNPTKDALFIEDKDSPYTNILVARPDNKNSDAIQKLAKALTSDEVRTFINDTYKGALVPVF; encoded by the coding sequence ATGAAAAAATGGACTTTATCTTTGCTTACGCTGGCGCTTGTATTGGTACTCTCGGCGTGCGGCAGCAACAACGCGGCAAATAATGGTGCGGGCAGCGCTGCAGGCGGAAACGCCGGTACGACGAATGCCGGGGCTGCTGAAGGCAGTTCGGAAAGCGGGGACACGAACACCGCGGCTGAACCGGTGAAACTGGTCGTAGGCGCAACGGTGCCTCATGCCGACATTTTGCGCTTCATCGCGCCGAAGCTGAAAGAGGAAGGCGTTGAGCTTGAAGTCAAGGAGTTCACCGACTACGTGCAGCCTAACGTACAGCTGTATGAACAAGAGCTTGACGCAAACTATTTCCAGCATCAGCCATATCTTGACGAGCAAAACAAGCAAAACGGTTTTGACCTCGTTCCGGTGGTAGGCGTTCATGTTGAGCCGTTTGGCGCTTACTCGAACAAATACAAATCCGCCGACGAAATTCCGGACGGCGCGAAAGTCGCGATTCCGAACGACCCGACGAACGGCGGGCGGGCGCTGCTGCTGCTGCAGAAACAAGGCTTGATCAAGCTGAAGGATGACGCCGGCATCTCGGCAACTGCAAAGGACATTACGGAAAATCCGAAAAACCTGCAGTTTAAAGAAGTCGACGCGGCCATACTGCCTCGTCAGTTGCCTGAAGTCGATCTGGCGCTGATCAATACGAACTATGCGCTGGAAGCCGATTTGAACCCGACGAAGGACGCTTTGTTCATTGAGGACAAAGACTCGCCGTACACCAACATTTTGGTAGCCCGCCCGGACAACAAAAATTCCGACGCGATCCAAAAGCTGGCCAAAGCGCTGACTTCCGACGAAGTCAGAACGTTCATCAACGATACGTACAAAGGCGCGCTTGTGCCGGTATTTTAA
- a CDS encoding methionine ABC transporter permease, which yields MWNVDFTGVDWPEMGTATIDTLKMMGYASLFTFLIGLPLGVLLFTCSRSPSAVLGWIYRIASFIVNILRSVPFIILIVALIPVTRAIMGVSTGVEGTIPPLVIGAAPFFARLVETALREVDRGVIEASQAMGASSFQIIRKVLLPESLPGLIAGMTITVVTLVSYTAMSGMVGGGGLGDLAIRYGYYRYESGVMLVSVVFMVILVQVLQMLGDRLVIFFTRK from the coding sequence GGCCCGAAATGGGTACCGCTACGATCGACACGCTGAAAATGATGGGGTACGCCTCCTTGTTCACGTTTTTGATCGGGCTTCCGCTCGGGGTGCTGCTGTTCACCTGTTCCCGCTCGCCGTCCGCGGTGCTCGGCTGGATTTACCGGATTGCCTCGTTTATCGTCAATATCCTGCGTTCGGTTCCGTTTATCATCCTGATCGTCGCCTTGATTCCGGTGACCCGGGCGATCATGGGCGTTTCGACCGGCGTGGAAGGGACAATTCCGCCGCTTGTGATCGGGGCCGCTCCGTTTTTCGCCCGTTTGGTGGAAACGGCGTTGCGCGAGGTTGATCGCGGGGTGATTGAAGCGTCCCAGGCGATGGGCGCCTCATCGTTCCAAATCATCCGCAAGGTGCTGCTGCCGGAATCGCTGCCCGGCCTGATCGCCGGGATGACGATCACCGTCGTGACGCTCGTGTCCTACACGGCGATGTCGGGCATGGTCGGTGGCGGCGGACTCGGCGACCTGGCCATCCGTTACGGTTACTACCGTTACGAGTCGGGAGTGATGCTTGTCTCTGTCGTATTCATGGTCATTCTGGTGCAAGTGCTGCAAATGCTGGGCGACCGGCTGGTTATCTTTTTTACGCGGAAATAA